From Bacteroides sp., the proteins below share one genomic window:
- a CDS encoding XdhC family protein: MEHWIKQIVDARKQQRPFSLCTLTRVEGSFGRSPGARMLVFEDSSLQGTIGGGPVEAEVIARARKLLKEGNSGTLETHNPETGAKVWFFIESFLPEAELVIFGAGHVARALVYFAKKLEFRIIVVDERDDIFNDPVFEDVITKRISHKEFLEDFEPTERHFLVLCSHRHEYDYEILGKVLRKQWAYLGMIGNKQKIAEAKAFLVEKGLYDETAFLKVDTPIGIPLPGKTPEIIGLSIATKLIMERKSV; the protein is encoded by the coding sequence ATGGAACACTGGATCAAGCAAATTGTCGATGCGCGGAAACAACAGCGGCCATTTTCACTTTGCACCCTGACACGGGTAGAGGGTTCGTTTGGCCGTTCCCCTGGCGCCCGTATGCTGGTATTTGAAGATAGCAGCCTGCAAGGTACCATTGGCGGAGGGCCAGTGGAGGCTGAGGTCATTGCCAGGGCAAGAAAACTTCTTAAAGAAGGAAATAGCGGAACCCTTGAAACCCATAACCCTGAGACGGGTGCCAAAGTGTGGTTTTTCATTGAAAGCTTCCTGCCTGAAGCTGAGTTGGTGATCTTTGGCGCAGGACACGTAGCCAGGGCTCTGGTTTATTTTGCAAAGAAACTTGAGTTTCGCATCATAGTAGTAGATGAAAGGGATGATATATTTAACGACCCTGTCTTTGAAGACGTCATAACAAAAAGGATATCTCACAAGGAATTTCTCGAAGACTTTGAACCTACTGAAAGGCATTTCCTGGTTCTCTGCTCCCACCGCCACGAATATGACTATGAAATATTGGGGAAGGTGCTCCGCAAGCAATGGGCATACCTGGGAATGATCGGGAACAAGCAAAAAATTGCGGAAGCAAAAGCTTTTCTGGTGGAGAAAGGCCTTTATGATGAAACAGCCTTTTTAAAAGTGGATACTCCCATTGGCATACCTTTGCCAGGCAAGACACCTGAAATCATCGGATTGTCGATTGCCACCAAACTGATCATGGAAAGAAAATC
- a CDS encoding nucleoside deaminase: MDDQKFLPEAISLAAENARKGGGPFGALIVKNGKVVGKGINRVLDTGDPTAHAEVVAIRDACKNIGDFRLDGCVIYTSCEPCPMCLGAIYWAHLDRIVFAATKDDASRCGFDDSFIYKEMALPFDQRSIPVKRVEVKNALEPFEQWTRLDNKTQY; encoded by the coding sequence ATGGACGATCAAAAATTTTTACCGGAAGCCATTTCCCTGGCAGCAGAGAATGCCCGGAAAGGCGGAGGGCCTTTTGGTGCCCTGATCGTAAAAAATGGGAAAGTCGTTGGTAAGGGGATTAACAGGGTATTAGATACCGGAGATCCGACAGCACACGCCGAGGTGGTAGCCATCAGGGATGCGTGCAAAAACATTGGGGATTTCAGGCTGGATGGCTGCGTAATTTACACCAGTTGCGAGCCCTGCCCGATGTGCCTGGGGGCTATTTACTGGGCGCATCTCGATCGCATCGTCTTTGCCGCCACGAAGGACGATGCCTCCCGTTGTGGCTTTGACGACTCCTTCATCTATAAAGAAATGGCCCTCCCCTTTGATCAACGATCCATCCCGGTAAAACGAGTAGAGGTAAAAAATGCGCTGGAACCTTTTGAGCAATGGACCAGGCTTGACAATAAAACACAATACTGA
- a CDS encoding TIGR02757 family protein — protein MHKRFSEDIKARLDAKAAQYNCPSFIKTDPVSVPHRFIRKEDIEISGLLVATLAWGQRPTIIASGLRLMEWMDWQPAEFILHFSEKDLMPFARFVHRTFCFTDLEFFLYSLKNIYQEHGGLEACFTKPYRQNGQMKDAITGFRNTFFSIPFPPRTLKHVSNPDSGAAAKRLNMYLRWMVRQDNAGVDFGLWKGIDQADLYCPLDLHSGRVARKLGLLSRRQNDWKAVEELTASLRRLNPADPVSYDYALFGMGIFEKL, from the coding sequence ATGCACAAAAGATTCTCTGAGGATATTAAAGCACGGCTTGATGCCAAGGCAGCCCAATACAATTGCCCTTCCTTTATTAAAACGGATCCCGTTTCTGTTCCCCATCGTTTCATCCGCAAAGAGGATATTGAAATATCAGGGCTCCTGGTAGCCACCCTTGCCTGGGGGCAACGCCCAACCATCATTGCAAGCGGGCTGCGGCTCATGGAGTGGATGGACTGGCAGCCTGCTGAATTCATTCTTCACTTCTCAGAAAAAGATCTTATGCCTTTTGCCAGATTTGTGCACCGTACCTTCTGCTTTACTGATCTGGAGTTTTTCCTCTATTCCCTGAAGAATATTTACCAGGAGCACGGGGGACTGGAGGCCTGTTTCACCAAACCTTACCGGCAAAACGGCCAAATGAAGGATGCCATTACAGGCTTCAGAAACACTTTTTTCAGCATTCCCTTTCCGCCACGTACCCTTAAGCACGTCAGCAATCCCGATTCAGGGGCCGCAGCGAAACGCCTGAATATGTATTTAAGGTGGATGGTCAGGCAGGATAATGCAGGGGTGGACTTTGGCCTCTGGAAAGGCATTGACCAGGCCGACCTGTATTGCCCCCTCGACCTGCATTCAGGGCGTGTAGCACGAAAGCTGGGTTTGCTCAGCCGCAGGCAGAATGACTGGAAAGCCGTGGAAGAGCTGACTGCCAGCCTTCGCCGGCTGAACCCTGCTGATCCTGTCTCG